A region from the Candidatus Zixiibacteriota bacterium genome encodes:
- a CDS encoding glycosyltransferase family 2 protein, with the protein METEKHYGRRRQVRKPINPKKADETEKPKNAEIGITKKTIEKPVVSEKSPEGLKKTEDTKAAAQPSLELNSGSREFKGKSSKETIRKTPARQSKPYSKPERKYTGTRSNRTEKSNGYKKPARQTVYKTSTRTKKTGTVKLSVVVPAFNESGNIAPLVEQFSKLFSNLPYRAELIIVDDGSTDQTLAKAKDSQFKNPWLKIYSHRVNRGITAALETGFSKATGKILCFYPADLQYHANELPKLVSKIDSGADIVTGWKQGKYGLKSIASYIYNRLSRWLFKVKVHDLNSIKVFKKEVIDYFGYRSGWHRYMIVMAAQAGYKVDEVKVKLYARHSGKSKFGLRRLPGGFLDLLSVKFQLSFTKKPLLFFGSAGLISGVLGFLIGLWALYLRYFQNAGYRPLLYAVILLTVSGLMLFAIGFLAELIVGMKDELKQRKNNLLN; encoded by the coding sequence TTGGAAACCGAAAAACATTATGGTAGAAGACGTCAGGTTAGAAAACCGATTAACCCGAAAAAAGCGGATGAAACCGAAAAACCAAAAAACGCCGAAATAGGTATAACTAAGAAAACTATTGAAAAACCTGTTGTATCAGAAAAATCCCCTGAAGGATTGAAAAAAACGGAAGATACCAAAGCCGCTGCACAACCATCGCTGGAATTAAATTCGGGCAGCCGCGAATTCAAAGGTAAAAGCAGTAAAGAGACAATCAGAAAAACACCTGCCAGGCAATCAAAACCATACTCAAAACCCGAGAGAAAATACACCGGAACAAGAAGCAATAGAACCGAAAAAAGCAACGGTTATAAAAAACCGGCAAGACAAACAGTCTATAAAACCTCGACTCGAACTAAAAAAACCGGTACCGTTAAGCTTAGCGTCGTAGTGCCTGCCTTTAACGAAAGCGGCAACATTGCGCCATTAGTTGAACAGTTTAGTAAATTGTTTTCCAATCTGCCGTACAGGGCGGAATTGATTATTGTTGATGACGGTTCAACTGACCAGACGCTTGCTAAAGCCAAAGACAGCCAATTTAAAAATCCTTGGCTGAAGATATACAGCCATCGGGTAAACCGCGGGATTACAGCCGCATTAGAAACAGGATTCTCAAAAGCAACCGGCAAGATATTATGCTTTTATCCTGCCGATTTGCAGTACCATGCCAACGAACTGCCCAAACTGGTGTCCAAAATTGACAGCGGAGCGGATATAGTAACCGGTTGGAAACAGGGCAAGTATGGTTTAAAAAGCATAGCGTCATATATTTATAACCGATTATCACGCTGGCTGTTTAAAGTTAAAGTGCATGATTTGAATTCTATTAAGGTGTTCAAAAAAGAGGTGATAGATTATTTCGGTTATCGGAGCGGCTGGCATCGCTATATGATTGTGATGGCGGCTCAGGCCGGATATAAAGTCGATGAGGTGAAAGTTAAGCTCTATGCCCGTCACAGCGGCAAATCGAAATTTGGCTTACGTCGTCTACCTGGCGGTTTCCTCGACCTTCTAAGCGTCAAATTCCAATTGTCATTCACCAAGAAACCGCTATTATTTTTTGGTTCCGCCGGATTAATTTCGGGAGTGCTCGGATTTTTAATAGGTCTCTGGGCGCTGTATCTGAGATATTTTCAAAATGCCGGTTATCGTCCCTTGCTGTATGCGGTAATATTATTAACCGTATCTGGTTTGATGTTGTTTGCTATAGGTTTCTTAGCCGAATTGATTGTTGGCATGAAAGATGAGCTTAAA
- a CDS encoding flippase-like domain-containing protein yields MKIRWKIILGIIISAVFLIYALSQVDFAEVIKAFSEASYGWTIPMMLSVIFAMVIRTWRWKWLLSPIGDFRFGTLFSSIMIGFMANNILPARIGEIVRAVSLSKKHSLSRSSIFATVVAERVFDSFGLLVVFFITLFFVDYPEILKKSGLIVLAMTCLLLIFLYILKVKTETTVRIFCAPIKFVSANLSTKAESILRKFADGLSILTSPASIAVIFLYSVFLWIFTAIAGYMIFFAFDLHPSIWASFIMLFATVLAVSLPSSPGFIGTFQAGCVFAFDLIASLGMFGQDVSKSIALSYSIVLWSCQYFPITIIGLYYFKKEHLKINEISQE; encoded by the coding sequence ATGAAAATTCGCTGGAAAATCATTCTTGGTATTATAATAAGCGCTGTATTCCTTATTTACGCTTTAAGCCAAGTGGATTTCGCTGAGGTCATAAAAGCTTTCTCGGAAGCCTCCTATGGCTGGACAATTCCTATGATGCTGTCTGTAATTTTTGCCATGGTAATTCGGACTTGGCGCTGGAAATGGCTTCTAAGTCCTATTGGAGACTTCAGATTCGGCACGCTGTTTTCCTCGATTATGATTGGTTTTATGGCAAATAATATTCTTCCAGCGCGCATAGGCGAGATTGTGAGAGCGGTATCGCTGTCGAAAAAGCATTCATTGAGCAGGTCCTCTATTTTTGCTACCGTCGTTGCCGAACGCGTGTTCGACAGTTTCGGTTTGTTAGTTGTATTTTTCATTACATTATTTTTTGTGGATTATCCGGAGATATTAAAAAAATCCGGATTAATCGTTTTAGCTATGACCTGCCTGCTGCTTATTTTCTTGTACATTTTAAAAGTTAAAACCGAAACGACAGTTAGAATATTTTGCGCGCCTATAAAATTTGTATCGGCAAATCTATCCACCAAAGCGGAATCGATTCTCCGTAAGTTTGCTGATGGTTTAAGCATCCTGACATCGCCGGCTTCAATAGCGGTTATCTTTTTATATTCAGTGTTCCTGTGGATATTTACAGCTATTGCCGGCTATATGATATTTTTCGCATTTGACCTGCACCCTTCGATATGGGCGTCGTTTATAATGCTGTTTGCGACTGTTCTGGCAGTATCACTGCCGTCATCGCCGGGATTTATCGGCACTTTTCAGGCAGGTTGTGTATTTGCGTTTGACCTTATAGCATCGTTGGGCATGTTCGGACAAGATGTTTCGAAATCGATTGCCTTGTCGTACTCTATAGTTCTCTGGTCATGTCAATATTTCCCAATTACGATAATTGGACTGTATTATTTTAAAAAGGAACACTTAAAGATTAATGAAATCAGTCAAGAATAA
- a CDS encoding glycosyltransferase family 4 protein, translating into MTRILALNWQDLKHPASGGAEVHLEEILRHLVNKGHDVDLLCCGFDGGADEEIVEGVNIIRRGSRSNFNWIVPFAIKKLTKQKKYDILFEDINKIPFYSPLYLKIPRLVVIPHLFSNTIFKEINFLLGSYIYFFEKPFSLIYKKYNMMVISESTAEEMVERGVDKSLVHVVECGIDHDLYNTNSDTAKFDKPTIIYLGRIKKYKSIETAIDAMPQIIKHVPEARLIIVGTGDHLPVLQDRVKTMHLDERVEFKGFVSHKAKVKLLRQAHLSIYSSLKEGWGLTNIEANACGTPVLAARVPGLRDSVDEGISGLLFEYGNVNEYSEMAIKILSDQKFRSELEQGALKHAAKFSWNIAADQTEKLIEAVLSK; encoded by the coding sequence ATGACTCGAATTCTTGCTCTCAACTGGCAGGACTTGAAGCATCCCGCATCCGGCGGCGCGGAAGTTCATCTTGAAGAAATATTACGGCATCTGGTTAATAAAGGACATGATGTTGATTTATTATGCTGTGGTTTTGATGGCGGCGCTGATGAAGAAATCGTGGAAGGTGTAAACATTATCAGGCGCGGCTCCCGCTCTAATTTCAATTGGATTGTGCCCTTTGCCATAAAAAAACTAACTAAGCAGAAAAAATATGATATCCTTTTCGAAGACATTAATAAAATCCCATTCTATTCACCGTTGTATCTGAAAATTCCGCGTCTTGTGGTAATTCCTCATCTGTTTTCAAATACCATATTTAAGGAGATTAATTTTCTTCTGGGGTCATATATTTATTTCTTCGAAAAACCTTTTTCGCTGATTTATAAAAAATACAACATGATGGTAATTTCCGAATCTACGGCAGAGGAGATGGTCGAGCGAGGCGTTGACAAGTCTTTGGTTCATGTGGTTGAATGCGGTATTGACCATGATCTCTATAATACAAATTCCGATACGGCAAAGTTTGACAAACCAACGATTATATATCTTGGCAGGATAAAGAAGTATAAATCTATAGAGACGGCAATAGATGCTATGCCCCAAATAATCAAGCATGTTCCCGAAGCAAGGCTGATTATAGTTGGAACCGGCGACCATCTGCCGGTTTTACAGGACCGTGTAAAGACAATGCATCTCGACGAGAGGGTTGAGTTTAAGGGATTTGTTTCGCATAAAGCTAAAGTAAAATTGCTTAGGCAGGCTCATCTGTCTATATATTCATCATTGAAGGAAGGATGGGGATTAACTAATATTGAGGCGAATGCTTGCGGCACACCGGTTCTGGCGGCGAGAGTTCCGGGGCTTCGCGATTCGGTTGATGAAGGCATATCGGGTTTGCTGTTCGAGTATGGCAATGTAAATGAGTACTCAGAGATGGCGATAAAAATATTGTCAGATCAGAAATTCAGGTCTGAATTGGAGCAAGGCGCTTTAAAGCATGCGGCTAAATTCTCATGGAATATTGCCGCCGACCAGACAGAAAAACTGATAGAAGCAGTTCTTTCGAAATAA
- a CDS encoding DUF2723 domain-containing protein, translated as MKLYKDKTFLTFGIVAGLVSLLVYLLTKAPTLSFWDCGEFIACAKILGVPHPPGTPLYTLIGRFFILLPLTFNDAAKINLISVLSSVAAIYIAYWLIIRLIIGFEKEITDFWQKIALAVGGFAGSLIMGFSSTFWDNAIEAEVYGLSMMLMLLLSYMLLMWGSRIGKPGAGKLLVAISYIAFLSIGIHLTVFLIMPIFVLYMAIKDRSLMYDWRFWITWMFLLMITGYLDGFLYGLAGLVIVSAVFLITSKQKPYMLKWVFAISVAAVLGYSTHLYIPIRANQKPAINENNPDNWQRFKSLLERKQYGQESMATRMFSRRGTWANQFGTHKHMGLWGYFRDQYSERWATFLFFAIGLWGIYEAIRRDKLNGLWLLALFLVSTVGLVLYLNFSDGTRGAILEVRNRDYFFTPGFMYFGVLIGVGLSGLLYDLANWTKNHPERHYLLVGALVITMLFPLHTIKANYFEHDRSRKYIPWDYAYNILNSVDENGIVFTNGDNDTFPLWCLQQVDGVRTDVRIVNLSLLNTPWYIHQLKDEMGVPINLTYDQIENLRPVWDPDKEKVWKVQDEMIKHIITANKWKIPIFFAVTVSHGNKLNLEKNMIMQGMAYKIVPDKGHNRVYPEKMWELYMEKFKFRGLNDTTIFKNENDNRLVANYVSGFLQLADTLKKVGEYDKAITVAEKSLEIFPNEWRHRAYLSGLYADVGKFDEIDKIIEGVSPNEIAQIYNNAAQQVISKEQWEEGSMLLRKSLEYEPKSLTAFSNLMVAENTLGNYDNVDSLAQYWSEINKNDPKALANLDNLVRALESRRQQQQQ; from the coding sequence ATGAAACTGTATAAAGATAAAACATTTTTAACCTTTGGTATTGTAGCCGGGCTGGTTAGCTTATTAGTTTACCTTCTCACCAAAGCGCCAACCTTATCTTTCTGGGATTGCGGTGAGTTTATAGCTTGCGCTAAAATTTTGGGTGTTCCGCACCCGCCGGGCACACCGTTGTATACGCTGATTGGGCGGTTTTTTATACTCCTGCCTTTGACATTTAATGATGCGGCGAAAATTAATCTTATCAGTGTGCTGTCCTCGGTAGCGGCAATATATATAGCTTATTGGCTGATTATTCGCTTGATTATCGGGTTTGAAAAAGAAATCACTGATTTCTGGCAGAAAATTGCTTTAGCTGTCGGCGGTTTTGCCGGCAGTTTAATTATGGGTTTTTCCTCAACCTTCTGGGACAATGCAATAGAAGCGGAGGTTTATGGTTTATCGATGATGCTGATGCTGCTGCTAAGCTATATGCTGTTAATGTGGGGCTCTAGAATTGGTAAGCCCGGCGCAGGAAAATTGCTGGTGGCTATCAGTTATATAGCGTTTTTATCAATCGGGATACATCTGACAGTATTTTTGATAATGCCTATTTTTGTGCTTTATATGGCTATTAAAGACAGGTCATTAATGTATGACTGGCGTTTCTGGATAACTTGGATGTTTCTTTTGATGATTACGGGCTATTTAGACGGTTTCTTGTATGGCTTAGCGGGTTTGGTCATAGTTTCCGCTGTGTTTTTAATAACATCAAAACAAAAACCATATATGTTGAAATGGGTATTTGCTATTTCGGTAGCAGCTGTTCTTGGTTATTCGACGCACTTATATATACCAATTCGAGCCAATCAAAAACCGGCAATTAATGAAAATAATCCCGATAATTGGCAAAGGTTTAAATCGCTTCTTGAAAGAAAACAGTACGGTCAGGAGTCGATGGCAACTCGTATGTTTAGCCGCCGCGGCACATGGGCAAACCAATTCGGCACCCATAAACATATGGGGTTATGGGGATATTTCAGGGATCAATACTCGGAAAGATGGGCGACATTTTTATTTTTTGCTATCGGACTTTGGGGAATTTATGAGGCAATCAGGAGGGATAAATTAAACGGGTTATGGCTATTGGCGCTGTTTTTAGTCTCAACAGTTGGTTTAGTTTTATATTTGAATTTCTCGGATGGAACGCGAGGAGCTATTCTTGAGGTTCGCAACCGAGACTATTTCTTTACTCCCGGATTTATGTATTTCGGCGTACTGATAGGAGTCGGATTATCAGGATTATTATACGATCTGGCTAACTGGACTAAAAACCATCCGGAGCGGCATTATCTTTTGGTTGGGGCGCTTGTTATTACTATGTTGTTTCCTCTTCATACTATTAAAGCAAATTATTTCGAACATGACCGGTCCCGTAAATATATACCTTGGGATTATGCCTATAACATTCTTAATTCAGTAGATGAAAACGGAATTGTATTTACCAATGGCGATAATGATACTTTCCCTCTGTGGTGCCTTCAGCAGGTGGATGGAGTTCGCACCGATGTTCGAATAGTTAATTTAAGTCTTCTAAATACTCCCTGGTATATTCATCAGTTAAAAGATGAAATGGGCGTGCCGATAAACCTCACATATGACCAGATTGAAAATTTAAGACCGGTTTGGGACCCGGATAAGGAAAAGGTATGGAAAGTCCAGGATGAAATGATAAAGCATATCATTACCGCCAACAAATGGAAAATTCCAATCTTTTTTGCAGTTACCGTATCTCATGGCAATAAGCTTAATTTGGAAAAAAATATGATAATGCAGGGTATGGCATATAAGATAGTTCCGGATAAGGGACACAATAGGGTTTATCCCGAAAAGATGTGGGAGCTTTATATGGAGAAATTTAAGTTCCGCGGCCTTAATGACACTACTATCTTTAAAAATGAAAATGACAATCGATTGGTTGCCAATTATGTATCAGGATTTTTACAGCTTGCCGATACTTTAAAGAAAGTCGGTGAATATGATAAAGCCATTACGGTAGCCGAGAAATCGTTGGAAATATTCCCGAACGAGTGGCGCCATCGAGCATACCTCTCCGGCCTTTACGCCGATGTGGGAAAGTTCGATGAAATTGATAAAATCATCGAAGGAGTCTCTCCCAATGAAATTGCCCAGATTTATAACAATGCTGCCCAGCAAGTTATATCGAAAGAGCAATGGGAAGAGGGAAGCATGCTTTTGAGGAAATCACTCGAATATGAACCTAAATCTTTAACAGCTTTTAGTAATCTAATGGTTGCTGAAAATACTCTTGGCAACTATGATAATGTTGACAGCTTGGCTCAATACTGGAGCGAAATTAATAAAAATGATCCAAAAGCTCTGGCTAATCTTGATAATCTCGTAAGGGCGTTGGAAAGTCGGCGGCAGCAGCAACAGCAATAA
- a CDS encoding class I SAM-dependent methyltransferase, with the protein MDERIQEEIESFDDVAAYDELMARPYTRYLKKNVDDYISQIKLKDAVILELGCGVSEHAYRFKDDNLVILTDITDALLLKNDPDCARAAADAQVLPFKSNSCDFVIYLGILHHLPDQYASLAETARVLKPGGRVFIQEPHRMSLNFFYYYGRRFFMKLVGVENVKKMIGCFSPDEWQLDKKALKKVFANDSYDWKKWTILSFRMPPFRLFKNSSLDVVLSKILDKLPVIRNVGTTIFYEIIKRKSDETV; encoded by the coding sequence ATGGATGAAAGAATACAAGAAGAAATCGAGTCTTTTGATGATGTAGCCGCTTATGATGAATTAATGGCGCGGCCCTACACGCGTTATTTGAAAAAGAATGTCGATGATTACATTTCCCAGATAAAACTTAAGGATGCCGTAATACTTGAATTGGGCTGCGGAGTGTCCGAACATGCCTACCGGTTTAAAGATGATAACTTAGTGATTCTAACCGATATAACCGATGCGCTATTATTGAAAAATGACCCGGATTGCGCCCGCGCGGCAGCGGATGCCCAAGTATTGCCGTTTAAATCCAACTCCTGCGATTTTGTAATCTATCTTGGCATACTTCATCATCTGCCCGACCAATATGCCTCATTAGCTGAAACAGCCAGGGTATTAAAACCGGGCGGACGAGTATTTATCCAAGAGCCGCATCGAATGAGCCTTAACTTTTTCTACTATTATGGCCGTCGATTTTTCATGAAACTGGTTGGAGTTGAAAATGTAAAAAAGATGATAGGTTGTTTTTCGCCGGATGAATGGCAGCTTGATAAAAAGGCTTTAAAGAAAGTTTTTGCAAATGACAGCTATGATTGGAAAAAATGGACAATACTTTCATTCCGCATGCCGCCATTCAGGCTTTTTAAAAACAGCAGCCTCGATGTTGTATTGTCTAAGATTTTAGATAAACTTCCTGTAATTAGAAATGTCGGAACCACGATTTTTTATGAAATTATAAAAAGGAAAAGCGATGAAACTGTATAA
- a CDS encoding chemotaxis protein CheV gives MTLDAESYLQSGSNELRILEYAIDGQSFGINILKVQKIVAQPECLTSTMNTHPSIKGIFKDNDIIIPLIDLGGFLGLENKEDNSAKKVVVTEFFGHLNGFLVDSVKWIHHFHWENVINANDILKTIKQKYVISIVKPDGERMVPLLDYETIILELCPNLGTQEMEKTANTKYDARGMKILIAEDSPAVRNMLASELAELGFEADTAHDGKEALEMLTKDKSYKLVISDIEMPQMDGLALTCAIRNDTELKNIPVIVYSSIGDIGMKARAEFLNADAHVTKLNIDELLENVIRLTENGKGEAKTSSEEKAIESETTVSMEAKAEPAAVAESQTAITNKRETIVQTGGENIAEPFNKMENILNEVETSMKGIIKQIDKDTDNKAIENTAPEDNQKTAYNKETNVGKDKLKPNAGTESKAEIIMNAETVTINTPHKVTINDADNVEVNNSLKEAVEEDK, from the coding sequence ATGACTTTAGATGCAGAATCCTATTTACAATCGGGCAGTAATGAACTCAGGATATTGGAATATGCCATTGACGGGCAATCATTTGGAATAAATATTCTCAAAGTTCAGAAAATCGTTGCCCAACCGGAATGTTTAACCTCAACAATGAATACTCATCCGAGTATAAAGGGTATTTTTAAAGATAATGATATAATAATTCCTTTAATCGATTTAGGCGGTTTCCTGGGTTTGGAAAATAAGGAAGATAATAGCGCTAAAAAAGTAGTTGTCACTGAATTTTTTGGGCACTTGAACGGATTTTTAGTTGATTCTGTCAAATGGATTCATCACTTCCATTGGGAAAATGTTATAAACGCTAATGATATTTTAAAAACAATCAAACAGAAATATGTTATCAGTATCGTTAAGCCCGACGGCGAGAGGATGGTTCCGCTTTTGGATTATGAAACAATTATCTTAGAATTATGTCCAAACCTTGGCACACAGGAAATGGAAAAAACAGCTAATACTAAGTACGATGCCCGGGGAATGAAAATTCTAATTGCCGAAGACTCTCCGGCAGTGAGAAACATGCTTGCTTCAGAGCTGGCTGAATTGGGGTTTGAAGCGGATACTGCTCATGATGGCAAGGAAGCCTTGGAAATGCTCACCAAAGACAAATCATATAAACTTGTAATCTCTGATATTGAGATGCCCCAAATGGATGGCTTGGCTCTTACATGTGCTATCAGGAATGATACTGAGCTTAAAAATATTCCTGTAATTGTATATTCATCTATCGGGGATATTGGGATGAAAGCCAGGGCAGAGTTCCTGAATGCTGACGCTCATGTAACAAAACTGAATATTGATGAGCTTTTAGAAAACGTCATAAGGTTAACAGAAAACGGCAAAGGTGAAGCTAAAACATCATCTGAGGAAAAAGCAATAGAATCCGAAACCACCGTTTCGATGGAAGCGAAAGCTGAACCTGCAGCAGTAGCTGAATCTCAGACAGCGATAACCAATAAAAGGGAGACAATTGTTCAAACCGGCGGTGAAAATATCGCTGAACCATTTAATAAAATGGAAAATATTCTTAACGAAGTTGAAACAAGTATGAAAGGCATAATTAAACAAATTGACAAGGATACTGATAACAAGGCAATTGAAAATACAGCGCCGGAAGATAATCAAAAAACCGCGTACAATAAAGAAACAAACGTCGGCAAAGATAAATTAAAACCTAATGCCGGTACCGAAAGTAAAGCAGAAATTATAATGAATGCTGAAACAGTTACAATTAATACCCCTCACAAAGTTACAATTAACGATGCCGATAATGTTGAGGTGAATAATAGTCTTAAGGAAGCGGTCGAGGAAGATAAGTAA
- a CDS encoding TldD/PmbA family protein — MIKENKILTTLRTVINKSEADQTEAVFNGSQSGLTRFANSYIHQNVAQANNTIYFRTAIDGKIGVAATNSFKKADLLKTLNNSLLIAKHQPSNPDFKGFPKPCKYKKIQTFFEPTAKYSPKQRAEVILKICREADKFGLKVAGAFSTSTSELAVVNSNGLAAYQPVTAASINVVAMTDTSSGFASGLSRRVVKIPFDLLAQTAIKKCLDSQNPENLEPGKYDVILEPEAIAEIMNWLTYIAFGAKPYFENTSILSKKIGKKIMGEDVTIYDDAVNTSGLAVPFDFEGVAKRKVFMVKKGIANSPVYDSLYAGKANVRSTGHALRPGSGEGPMSGNIFIAAGKKSKESLIAGVKNGILVTRFHYINGLLDTTKALMTGMTRDGTFRIKNGKINGGVKNLRFTESITKAFSRVGGISKETKLCSNWWDDFGCCSSPTIMIKKFNFSGKTEF, encoded by the coding sequence ATGATTAAGGAAAATAAAATCCTGACAACTTTGCGAACTGTTATAAATAAATCAGAGGCTGATCAAACCGAAGCTGTTTTTAACGGTAGCCAATCAGGTTTGACACGGTTTGCCAACTCTTATATCCATCAGAATGTTGCCCAAGCCAACAATACGATTTATTTCAGAACTGCCATAGATGGTAAAATCGGCGTAGCCGCAACCAACTCATTTAAAAAAGCTGATCTTCTTAAGACCTTAAACAACTCTTTACTGATTGCCAAACATCAGCCGTCAAATCCAGATTTTAAAGGTTTCCCTAAGCCTTGTAAATATAAAAAGATACAAACATTTTTCGAACCAACCGCTAAATATTCGCCTAAACAACGGGCTGAGGTTATCCTGAAAATTTGCCGTGAGGCTGATAAGTTCGGCTTGAAAGTTGCCGGCGCTTTTTCAACCTCAACCTCGGAACTGGCGGTAGTGAATTCAAATGGATTGGCGGCTTATCAACCGGTAACAGCGGCTTCGATAAACGTTGTGGCGATGACTGATACCTCCTCCGGTTTCGCCTCCGGTTTATCGCGGCGCGTAGTGAAAATACCGTTCGATTTGCTTGCGCAAACAGCGATTAAAAAATGTCTCGACAGCCAAAACCCCGAAAATCTCGAACCGGGCAAATATGATGTTATCTTAGAGCCGGAGGCTATTGCCGAAATAATGAACTGGCTAACATATATCGCATTTGGCGCCAAACCTTATTTTGAGAACACGAGTATTTTATCGAAAAAAATCGGCAAGAAAATAATGGGAGAAGATGTTACCATTTACGATGATGCTGTCAACACCTCCGGGCTGGCTGTGCCTTTCGATTTTGAGGGGGTTGCCAAGAGAAAAGTGTTTATGGTAAAAAAGGGGATTGCCAATAGCCCTGTTTATGATTCGCTGTATGCTGGTAAAGCCAATGTCAGATCGACCGGTCATGCCCTTAGGCCGGGTTCCGGCGAGGGTCCGATGTCGGGAAATATATTTATTGCCGCCGGCAAGAAATCGAAAGAATCGCTTATCGCCGGAGTTAAAAACGGCATTCTTGTAACGAGGTTTCATTATATCAACGGCTTGCTGGATACTACCAAAGCCCTGATGACCGGCATGACTCGCGATGGCACTTTCAGAATAAAAAATGGTAAAATCAACGGCGGAGTCAAAAATCTGAGGTTTACCGAATCGATTACCAAGGCGTTTTCGCGAGTAGGCGGTATATCGAAAGAAACAAAACTTTGCAGCAACTGGTGGGATGATTTCGGCTGCTGCAGTTCCCCGACAATTATGATTAAAAAGTTTAATTTTTCGGGTAAAACTGAATTTTAG
- a CDS encoding TldD/PmbA family protein: MQEKLKKIINHLRVKKVSYGDARYVYRINQSIQVKDQTVEAMSLNDDRGVGIRVIVDGCWGFASTCSLAEEDLIKTANLAIKIAKASALTKKEEVRLAEVEPFVGNYSTKFREDPFAVPIDEKLGLLFNLTDILRKNKAVKVAEASLGFYKTNKIFCSTEGAYIEQEIFESGGGYTATAVSGSEVQKRSYPASFRGDYSSAGFEFIRNMKLVDNAERVADEAAALLKATACPATDTTVIITGSQMALQVHESCGHPAELDRVLGTEISLAGGSFMTLDKMGSFRYGSPIVNIVIDSTAEGGLGAFGYDDEGVKACRSDVIREGIIVGYLTSRETAPVIKSISNGCMLADGWNSVPLIRMTNLNLEPGEWEYDDLIADTKDGILLDTNKSWSIDDKRLNFQFGTEIAWQIKNGKIGQMYKNPLYTGITPQFWNSCDAICNKNHWHIWGIPSCGKGEPMQTAHVAHGASPTRFNNVTVGVSK, translated from the coding sequence TTGCAGGAAAAGCTAAAGAAGATTATCAATCATCTTAGAGTTAAAAAAGTTTCCTATGGTGATGCTCGTTATGTTTACCGCATCAATCAATCGATACAGGTGAAAGACCAAACGGTTGAGGCGATGTCGCTAAATGATGACAGAGGTGTGGGCATACGGGTTATTGTCGATGGCTGCTGGGGGTTTGCCTCAACCTGCAGTTTAGCTGAGGAAGACCTTATCAAAACCGCCAACTTGGCAATTAAGATAGCTAAGGCTTCCGCATTAACCAAAAAGGAAGAGGTTCGCTTGGCCGAGGTTGAGCCTTTTGTGGGAAATTACAGCACAAAGTTTAGGGAAGATCCTTTCGCGGTTCCTATCGATGAGAAACTGGGACTGTTATTTAATCTGACAGATATACTTCGTAAAAATAAAGCGGTAAAAGTAGCCGAAGCCAGCTTGGGATTCTATAAAACGAATAAAATATTCTGCTCGACCGAGGGCGCCTATATCGAGCAGGAGATATTTGAATCTGGCGGCGGCTATACGGCAACTGCTGTTTCAGGTTCGGAGGTGCAGAAACGGTCGTACCCCGCCTCTTTTCGCGGCGATTACAGCAGTGCCGGTTTCGAGTTTATCAGAAATATGAAACTTGTTGATAATGCCGAACGTGTTGCCGATGAAGCTGCGGCTTTGCTGAAAGCTACCGCCTGCCCGGCAACCGATACTACTGTGATAATCACCGGTTCGCAGATGGCTTTACAGGTGCATGAATCATGCGGCCATCCTGCCGAACTCGACCGGGTGCTGGGCACCGAGATTTCCTTAGCCGGCGGTTCTTTTATGACTCTCGATAAGATGGGCAGTTTCCGCTATGGCTCGCCGATTGTCAATATCGTTATCGATTCGACCGCCGAGGGCGGATTGGGCGCATTCGGCTATGATGACGAGGGCGTCAAAGCCTGCCGTTCGGATGTTATCAGAGAGGGCATCATAGTCGGCTATTTGACCTCGCGGGAGACCGCGCCGGTGATAAAATCGATTTCCAATGGCTGTATGCTTGCTGATGGTTGGAACAGTGTCCCGCTGATTCGCATGACAAACTTGAATCTTGAGCCGGGAGAATGGGAATATGATGACCTTATCGCCGATACTAAAGATGGTATTCTTTTAGATACTAATAAAAGCTGGTCTATTGATGACAAACGGCTGAATTTCCAGTTTGGTACCGAAATCGCCTGGCAGATAAAAAACGGCAAAATAGGCCAGATGTATAAGAATCCGCTATATACTGGAATTACTCCGCAGTTCTGGAACTCATGCGATGCTATCTGCAATAAAAACCACTGGCATATATGGGGGATACCATCCTGCGGAAAGGGCGAACCTATGCAAACCGCTCATGTGGCTCATGGAGCCTCGCCAACAAGATTTAATAATGTTACAGTGGGGGTGAGTAAATGA